GAGAAAAGGCCCAGACTGGGTTCAAAGTACCTGGGTGTGTTAGGGGCCCGTACAGGGTCTGTAGAGGCTCGACAGGGGCTCTATAGTGGCCTAGAGTCTatgtatgcatcccaaatggcaccctaatccctatatagtgcactacttttagggtgccacttgggatgtATCCTCTATAAGCTGTGTGCAGTAGGGGGCAGCTGTCTCTATGTGGCCCCAGCCAGCAGACCTTCAGTGGGACCCGGTCCCAGGCAGTATAGGGGCCATCTCAGAGAGAAGGAAGGCTGAGGCACCATCTGTTCCACATCTGAGCATCAGTCAGTGCGGACTGGGGTGACTTATGGCTCCAAGATGGGGCCTGTGTGGTTTGgatttgtgtgcatgtgtacgtTCATGTAGGGGCGGACTGGCCACCTAGCATTTCatgcaaatgccagatgggctggtccatttttagcTCAGTAGGCCTATCTAACTTTTGTGCAAAATTAtcattatctggctaataatggggGCCTGAAGGAAAAAATGGGCCAATGTGGGGACCTCAAGAAAGAAACCGGTTTGGTGTCCTCAAGGATAATAATTATCCGGTgtgttatacagtgccttcagaaagtattcatacccctttacttattaccaattttgttttgttacagcctgaattcaaaatgggtgaaaTATTTTTCACCCAatatcacccatctacacacaataccccatgatgacaaagtgaaaacatgtttttagaaatttttgcaaatgtattgaaaatgaaatacagaaatatcaagtATATCAAGTCACACCCCTGagtaaatacatgttagaatcacgtttggcagcgattacagctgtgagtctttctgggtaagtctctaagagctttgcacacctggattgtacaatatttgcacattattctttttaattCTTCAAGTTCTTCAAGctatgtcaagttggttgttgatcattgctagacacccagatcatcaaggacaacaaccacccgagccactgcctgttcaccccgctatcatccagaaggcgaggtcagtacaggtgcatcaaagcagggaccgagagactgaaaaacagcttctatctcaaggccatcagactgttaaacagccaccactaacatttagtggccgctgccaacatactgactcaactccagccactttaataatgggaattgatggaaattatgtaaaaatgtatcactagccactttaaacaatgccacttaatataatgtttacataccctacattactcatctcatatgtatatgtatatactgtactgtatatcatccactgcatcttgccatctttatgtaatacatgtatcactagccactttaaactatgccactttatgtttacataccctacattactcatctcatatgtatagactgtacactataccatctactgcatcttgcctatgccgttctgtaccatcactcattcatatatctttatgtacatattctttatccctttacacttgtgtgtataaggtagtagttgtggaattgttaggttagattacttgttggttattactgcattgtcggaactagaagcacaagcatttcgctacactcgcattaacatctgctaaccatgtgaatgtgacaaataaaatttgatttgatttgattttcaagtcttgctatagattttcaagacgatttaagtcaaaactgtaactcggccactcaggaacattcaatattgtcttggtaagcaactccagtgtatatttggtcttatgttttaggttattgtccttctgaaaggtgaatttgtctcccagtgtctgttggaaagcagactgaacaacaAAGTggttcataacaaaggggttgcattcttattgactcaagagatttcagcttttcatttgtattaAATTTGTAACAATGTCTAAAAATATAAttgcactttgacattatggtgtattgtgtgtaggccagtgacacaaactatcaatttaatccattttaaattcaggctgtaacacaataacatttagaaaagtcaaggagtgtgaatactttctgaaggcactgtaaatgccaGGGCCAATTTCGGGTCCTCATCCGCCCCTGCATgcttgaacgtgtgtgtgtgcaagtggaTTTGGGCACTCTTCCAGACTCTGTGTCAACATGGTCTCAACATGGTCCCATGGTGCTTGGTGAGTGGGGTTGGAACTAGAAGGCGAGGGTATTCAGCAGAAGTGCAGAAGTGACACCGCTTTCCCAGCACTTCTCATTCCAGCAGGAGACATAATGGCTTGTGATTGGCCGTGTAGGCTGTTTGTCTAACTGTGTGGGTTCTACATTAGACAGATACTTTTCTCAGACGTCACATTGTGTTGATGTCAGGCCCAGAATATaaactgaaaaaaataaaagatctCCAGTCAGACTGAATCAAAATGAAGTTTTGTCAACTGTGTCTACTCATCAGGAAGCTACATTATCTTCCTTCAGCATGTGTCTGTTGATGTCTATGTAGTTGAACTCTTTATGTGCACGCAGGGATCAATTTGTCTGATGATGGGTAGTCTGTTAGAGGTCCTCTATGTTTGTCAAAGTCACCCTTTGGGGATTTCATCACAAACCAACAGTAGAAAAGCACTGTTTCATAAATAACATAATAACATTTGTGTTTTCCTAGCCTTTTGTAAAGGATGTTTCTGAGAGTTCCAGTCTGGTATCCCCATCAATGTGCTGTATGTCTCCCTGATGCCTGTCTCTTCAGTATAGAAGCACCGCATCACCAGAACAAGACAAGACTGACATGGACTTTTGGGATGTTGTTGTATTGTCCTCTTACTGTCAGTCGGGTTCCCGTTTGATTTTGATTGGTGGAGAGCAGCGGTCCTATCAGAAGGATTACAGTCTTACAGGCTGATGCTGTGTCACTATTCCAGCGACCCATGCAGCAGACGGGCCTAATGTGTCACTTCTTCTCATGTCAGCTATGTCATATTTATTTGGCAGTTGTTAATGTGGTGACAGTTGAGTTTCAGGTTGGTATGAGAACATTTCAATCCTTGAGCGAGGCCTTGATTGACTGTCACAGAGGCCCCACTGGTATAAAGCCATTCTTAAAATAGAGGGGATTTTCTACTTGCAATCAGCTTGCTTATAATATCATTAATCATACAACAATGCACCAGTCGGAGACGGAGCGGAGCTGAGAGCAGCAGCTGGCTCTACACTCAGGTCACAGTCCACACGAATGGAATCTCATGAACCCGTGTTCTTGCACCGCAACATGTGGGGACCACTGCTTTCAAACAGTAACAAAAGTATTTTCCCTATTATATGTCCTCGCTGACTGAATTGGCAGTAAAGAAGCTATGTtacagggatgcaaactggtgaaGGCCCAAAAAGGTGGCACTTTTTTtttgcactgaaacatgcataaaATCCCTGCTACGGGGAAATAcaggttttaactaattaaacaacaaagaatatgatctacatggtcagtctctgtgtgtaaaataaaaagtggttaatgtgaacctaactcacagctaaaaaatgtaaagaatttgtatttattatggatccccattagctgcactcttcctggggtccagcaaaattaaggcagtttataccatttttaaaacattacaatacattcagacTGTGTGACCTCAGGcctctactccaccactaccacatatatacagtacaaaagccatgtgtaagtgtgtgtatagtgcgtatgctatcgtgtgtgtgtgtgtgtctgtccctatgtttgtgttgcttcacagtccccgctgttccataaagtgttttttaaatcaaatgttactgcttgcatgagttacttgatgtggaatagaattccatgtagtcatggttctatttaatactgtgcaccttccatagtctgttctggacttggggactgtgaagagacctcttgtggcatgtcttgtggggtatgcataggtgtctgagctgtgctccagtggttcaaacagacagctcggtgcattcaacatgtcaatacctctcataaatacaagcagtgatgaagtcaatctctcttccatcTTCAGCCAGGAGATATTGACATGCACAtaattaatattagctctctgtgtacatccaagggctagccgtgctgccctgttctgaaccaattgtagttttcctaagtccttttttgtggcacctgaccacacgactgaacagtaatccaggtgcaacaaaattagggcctgtaggacctgccttgttgacagtgctgtcaaGAAGTTAGAGCAGCGCCTTATCATAGACATACTTctcccccatcttagctactgttgtaccAATATGTTTGGACCATGGCAAACAGGGCTAAAGtaagcaatccaatgttatttgttgcctagaccttactgcaaatgacactcaagtcttgagaAAAAAACAATACACTGATATTACAGTTAGTCATGACAGCCtctataatagaacgcttgtgaccacacatctaaatattgcacttgggagAAAACATCTTAAGTAGgaatagaatgaaacaaacaggcattctatttttgctctattatagtggccactatagacatcgatcaagtgcacaaggctacatgtgtgcaaaaataacattcactgagtaaaacatttaataagtGGTACTGccaagttcaacacaacaaaagcaatatctttgggctacaATGCATTAatacattgtacactttctgcctgtggacatctgttctacaacgTGCCAGCAGAGCATGATACCCTTTCTTGGCATAATTGATCTTTCAGGCAGAAAGTACACCTGGCATATCCCTTTTTGGAGTGGGGTTGAAGAAAAGTATTTCAGGGATAATCAACTAGGGGCTATGTGTTCCATGGAAAATAATGAATGAGgtggaaggtgtgttccatgACCCGCTGGGTGAGTGGAACTGACCTTCCACTGaattgcattattttccagagaacgcatagagccccaagttgattatccctttcataccatggctataattaaACACATTTGCCgttagaaatgtgttcatttgacgctacaaatgtgttcaacatccactgaagtagctagcaagtttactagatagctacagtagttgccgtggtaaccaaacaaacagacttgctagtttagctaatcAAACCATCGTCTGCGCTTACCATTatgaaaatcaaataaaaaaatgccaataatgttttcaattcgacttttgcttCCAAAAGCAgttcaaacatagaacatgtaagaatgaactatagccattgaattctaccttCCAAATATATCTTgcattatagggaaataatgcaagCCCTAGAATGCCCTTCTTACCCATGCATCTAGTTTTAACCTATTACTTACAGCAGCTACAGTGCTAATAAGTGAACTGTCAATCCTGCATCCCCCCACCACACCCTTGCTAATGTTGTTATTTAGTCACAGCACAGATTCTTTACTGTCACCATGGTCACAGGGGGAGAGTATTTGTTGTTATAAGCTTTGACCTGTGAGAGCTGGTAACCATGGAACCCCTTTTTGAAAGAGGGACTCCCCAGAAATGTTTATGGGTGTCATCAATTCCCTGGTCTCTTTCTGTTCCCCCTTCTGTGTTTTTGCCCAAGGCTTCTGTGTCTGGGAGGTTGTGCTGCGTTGTGCCAGTGTGGGCATGGCACTACCCAGAGAACCAACCGGGAGACTGAGGCCTGAGACTGAGGCTGGGGCCCAGGCCATCTCTGTGCAACATCCAGGACTGTCAAATGGTACAAAGAACCAGAATGGAAAAGATCTCTGTTTGAAGGGTTATGTAACATCAGTGTGTTAATGTTATCAATAAAACATACTGTGCCAGGTCACTTTCACACACTGGATTAACATTGGACTAATGACACTCCCTAGATCCTTTTCACAATTGTTTTAAAATTATGTGCAAAAACAATTTCGTGCTCCAGCATCATTAATTCTGAGTTAGTTTGGCCTGGGTAAGGTATCTAGTATAGTCCTTGCTGTGTAAGAACCCTTTGTTGTTATTTTATGTTTACAGAATCATTGAAACACAGTTTTTCTTTcccaaaatgtattttgaaaTGATGAAACAAAAAGTGTTGGTATAGTAGTAGGGTCATTCCAGGAAACAAGTCCCTTCTGGTGACCTAATGAGACTCTTAAGGAAATgttctctaaagttgtgggaacatttgttgttagctgggTTTTGGGTAGTCTAACTTGGAGAGAATAAAACGGTtttatttcacctaattttaacattctgtcacgacgagcacatgttcaacttaataaaaagcGTGTTTTCCCATCATAAGAGgtggaataaaaaaaatattatagtcAGTGCCTATTACGTGCCAAATAAAGTATCAGGGTTAACCGCAACAGGGTATACCATTTAATCTTAAATCAGCTATTTCTCCTTGTGACAggaggaatggaagcttgttgtgtgaaaCTGAGAAGGGCACTTGAAAGAAAGCatcacaaaaaaaatgtattgtaaaAATAATTCTAGCCTGTTCCtatatgggtaacagggttgacatgttatgttcaacccactcagttttccaccacaaaacaccagaaaatagccaaaaagagtagaagcagctctgcttttacactatgatttgactattagatattcaatgtttcttttcaaaaacatgtttaaaaggaatagtttcaccatattagttcagttcacgtaacagggttgaccttaaaaagACGGCCaggtcttttttttttaccttaaaaTTAATAACTAAATCATGTGAAAgaaataataatcttcagaaatgactttgttaaagcaataaaataactagggctttacaatgatgatgAAAATTGGTTAAGTGGGGTTAAGTGGGTTAGAATCTTTCTTGAAGGCACAAAGGGAGATCTAAGATTCagaagtctttattcatattaaaaaaacatgatgtattgaattttccatgtggtctatattaaaggacaCTTCGTTTAATTTAACAgtcttttaaaattcaatattggtgcacaatttctacttaaaatatcagaGACAAAAAAGGGACTCATTTCATGGAAGGACCCAGTACCACATTGAATGTATTATACACTATGTCATAATGAGATATAACACATTTAATCATCATTGATATTAAATATAAATCTGAATGTAACAGTCCAGCTGAAGATTGGCCAATCCAGGAGGTATTAGATTGACATAACCATACATTCAGTTAACTCTTAAAGGCTCGCATGTGTTTTCTTTTTGCTACAGTCAGGAAGGTGAGTCATATTAGGCACTACACTGACCCCCTCTGTAGTTGGGAAGGCCTCATCTAAACCATACATGTTCCAAAACACTTTGTATTTAAgtccaacaaaacaaaaacattctcTAGATTCCAGCTGGAACACTTGATGATAAATACATCATTGTAAATCTACACagtatatgatatgcatatttcATGTATTTACACCCATTTTGGGTACAGTACAAATTATTTGATTGCGGATCAACCTGTTCTGTAGACTCTCACACTGAGAATCTACAAACGGCTGCTGGGGCGACGAAACGTCCCAGCCTCCCCCTTGCTCCTCCACTGTGACCAGACATACGTCACATAAAACATGCCCCTGTGCTGAATACCAGAGTGTTCTGGGCCAGTCGGTGCCATCCCATCTGGCAGGTAGCAAAGACATGACTGGTTAAGTGCATGACTGGGTAAGACTCCTGAGAGAGCCTATAGGAGGGCCCTATGTCCCTGTTGTGTCTGTCCTAGCTGTAGGTAAAGTTCCGGTAAAGGGGTGGGGCCTACCTGGCCGCGGGCGCACACTCTCCCAGGTGTATCCTGAGCACGCCCTGGCTGTGGAGTCTTAGCAGGTGGTCAAACTCAGCGGGCATAGCGTGCACCGTCTTCTTACTCTGCCTGTTGTCGTAGTAATGGTTGGTGAGGGGCTGGTGTCGGTGGGGGTGTTCATTAAAGGGCCAGAACCCGTAGAGATGCACGTTGGCGCACAGCTCCAGCGCCAGGCTAGCCACGATGAGTCCTGTGCTGAGGCGTACCGTCCGCAGGCCCTGGCCCTGCCAGAAGTGCGCCAGACTCTGTAGGTACTCTGGGTTGAGGAAGACGGGCCGCAAGGGGCTGTCAAAGTCCTGGATGGTGTAGAGGGCCCGCAGAGACACGGGCGTGTTGGGGCCGTACGAGAAGGCTGGCAAGAGCATCAGGGAGTCGCCATAGCTACGCAGGCTCTCCACGAAGGGCCGACGACGCTCCTGCAGGCCCCCATATCTGAGAGAGGATTGgatggagagaaaaggggagcGGTGAAGAACAGCTGGAGGAGATGAATTTGACCAGCACCAGAATATATGATCAGGTCATTTCTTaatccaccacaaaacaccaggtGATAAGCAGTATGAGAAGCCCAATGAACTCCGAAACTCACTTCTCCATGAGGATGCTGGGATTAGCTGTCACCAGGTCTGTCTTGTTGCCCACGTCTCTCTCATAGCCGTTCTCCAGAGGAGGGAGGTTACACCTGAGAAAGGGAGACATAGAGGGAAGTGGTCAGTGAATTTGTTTCTAACAAGGTTTGAGAGGAaaaggtcattattgtggagtaagTTTTCTGTCTCACACCTGATAACAAACTGGGCGGAGTCGATTCTCTCTCCGCAGCTGCTATTAGCTAGGATTCCCCCATTCCCAACAACAGAACACGTATCCCATGTCGTATTCACAAAAGGATTCTCCTGTAGGCAACACAACATGTGTCATGTCACTCTCTTtcttaaacacacactcacacacactaatcATTGAGGTGACACTCTGGACCAGAGCAACAAACCTTAGCAAAGGTGCTGAACAGTTCAGGGGTCACCTGAAGAggcttcctcttctctccatcgtACACAACCTTTGATCCCAGAGGAGTGTTGGCCTGTGTCACCATAGCCTTGGTGAGTCCATGACATCTGTTACTCAGAAGAGACCTGAGAACACAACAATAACCTTTTGATTATAAGATGAAGACACCGTATTAAAAGCGTACTGTAAATGAATCGTACTTCATACACACATTTCTCTTATTTTGAAACAGTCTGGTTGATAAGTTAGGTATAAAAACCTACTGGTGATAAATGTAAGAAAATATCAGATATAGGAATACATAAACAAGGCCTCATCTTCATCTTGATATAAATATAAAAATTGGAAAGGGATGATTATTGAAAAGTATTTTCTTTTAGAATTTCCTTCCTTTCAAGTGTTTATTCCTTTACAAAGCTCTGTATACTCAGAGAGAGCTTTACTAAGCCACCATTAGCCTGCAGAGACAGGAAGCTGAGGAAGATAGCCTTGAGAAGGGAAATacaaactgactgactgacgcaATGTGTTCGCAACAATCTTACATAACTCTGCCCTTTACTTCTACTGCTACTAACAGCATGAAGAAGTAAACGCTAACATTTCACAGGTCACTTCTCCTGCTTTGAAGCACACTTCCACGTGCTTTGCGTCTCACTCTTCTAGGAGTAGAAAGGAAACGTCCCCTTTGTTATGGTTAGTGACCCTCACATACTGGTCTTTGGCTAATCTTGGCTGGCTTTTAGTGGGGTTCAGAGTCTGGGTTTATAGTGTGTTTATATTTCACCTGAAATTTCTGAACTTGTCCTCCTGCTTCTTCCAGCTGTGAGAGTAGCGCTCCACCACTTTTTCAGTAACTGTATccctttgacacacacacagacacacacacacacacagacacgcacacggaCACAAAACAGAGAACATGCCGTTATGAACCATATAATGAAGTTAAGGACAGTAGAGAGACCGATGAGGTGGTTGTTGAGCAGAGAGGATTGTGGGTAGTGGTTGCCAGGGTGTGTATCTAGTCTCACCTGCAGCCCTTGCATGTTCCGGAGGGGACTGGCCCAGAGTTCATAATAGGATCTTTGTGGGGGGGTCTGCCAGGTTGGACATTGCTATGAACACAAATAGGGACAGAGGAAGACCGAGAGAATAGGAGGATGAGTAGACCTCTGTTTGAACTCAG
The sequence above is a segment of the Salvelinus alpinus chromosome 1, SLU_Salpinus.1, whole genome shotgun sequence genome. Coding sequences within it:
- the LOC139579294 gene encoding alpha-2,8-sialyltransferase 8F-like isoform X5, producing the protein MNSGPVPSGTCKGCRDTVTEKVVERYSHSWKKQEDKFRNFRSLLSNRCHGLTKAMVTQANTPLGSKVVYDGEKRKPLQVTPELFSTFAKENPFVNTTWDTCSVVGNGGILANSSCGERIDSAQFVIRCNLPPLENGYERDVGNKTDLVTANPSILMEKYGGLQERRRPFVESLRSYGDSLMLLPAFSYGPNTPVSLRALYTIQDFDSPLRPVFLNPEYLQSLAHFWQGQGLRTVRLSTGLIVASLALELCANVHLYGFWPFNEHPHRHQPLTNHYYDNRQSKKTVHAMPAEFDHLLRLHSQGVLRIHLGECAPAAR
- the LOC139579294 gene encoding alpha-2,8-sialyltransferase 8F-like isoform X2, with product MCDCFTLVGVSSCSTGTSNVQPGRPPHKDPIMNSGPVPSGTCKGCRDTVTEKVVERYSHSWKKQEDKFRNFRSLLSNRCHGLTKAMVTQANTPLGSKVVYDGEKRKPLQVTPELFSTFAKENPFVNTTWDTCSVVGNGGILANSSCGERIDSAQFVIRCNLPPLENGYERDVGNKTDLVTANPSILMEKYGGLQERRRPFVESLRSYGDSLMLLPAFSYGPNTPVSLRALYTIQDFDSPLRPVFLNPEYLQSLAHFWQGQGLRTVRLSTGLIVASLALELCANVHLYGFWPFNEHPHRHQPLTNHYYDNRQSKKTVHAMPAEFDHLLRLHSQGVLRIHLGECAPAAR
- the LOC139579294 gene encoding alpha-2,8-sialyltransferase 8F-like isoform X3, translating into MSNVQPGRPPHKDPIMNSGPVPSGTCKGCRDTVTEKVVERYSHSWKKQEDKFRNFRSLLSNRCHGLTKAMVTQANTPLGSKVVYDGEKRKPLQVTPELFSTFAKENPFVNTTWDTCSVVGNGGILANSSCGERIDSAQFVIRCNLPPLENGYERDVGNKTDLVTANPSILMEKYGGLQERRRPFVESLRSYGDSLMLLPAFSYGPNTPVSLRALYTIQDFDSPLRPVFLNPEYLQSLAHFWQGQGLRTVRLSTGLIVASLALELCANVHLYGFWPFNEHPHRHQPLTNHYYDNRQSKKTVHAMPAEFDHLLRLHSQGVLRIHLGECAPAAR
- the LOC139579294 gene encoding alpha-2,8-sialyltransferase 8F-like isoform X1, which codes for MRGLFCFLLTLSILGTVLTALVWYVFRDRNVQPGRPPHKDPIMNSGPVPSGTCKGCRDTVTEKVVERYSHSWKKQEDKFRNFRSLLSNRCHGLTKAMVTQANTPLGSKVVYDGEKRKPLQVTPELFSTFAKENPFVNTTWDTCSVVGNGGILANSSCGERIDSAQFVIRCNLPPLENGYERDVGNKTDLVTANPSILMEKYGGLQERRRPFVESLRSYGDSLMLLPAFSYGPNTPVSLRALYTIQDFDSPLRPVFLNPEYLQSLAHFWQGQGLRTVRLSTGLIVASLALELCANVHLYGFWPFNEHPHRHQPLTNHYYDNRQSKKTVHAMPAEFDHLLRLHSQGVLRIHLGECAPAAR
- the LOC139579294 gene encoding alpha-2,8-sialyltransferase 8F-like isoform X4, with amino-acid sequence MRGLFCFLLTLSILGTVLTALVWYVFRDRDTVTEKVVERYSHSWKKQEDKFRNFRSLLSNRCHGLTKAMVTQANTPLGSKVVYDGEKRKPLQVTPELFSTFAKENPFVNTTWDTCSVVGNGGILANSSCGERIDSAQFVIRCNLPPLENGYERDVGNKTDLVTANPSILMEKYGGLQERRRPFVESLRSYGDSLMLLPAFSYGPNTPVSLRALYTIQDFDSPLRPVFLNPEYLQSLAHFWQGQGLRTVRLSTGLIVASLALELCANVHLYGFWPFNEHPHRHQPLTNHYYDNRQSKKTVHAMPAEFDHLLRLHSQGVLRIHLGECAPAAR
- the LOC139579294 gene encoding alpha-2,8-sialyltransferase 8F-like isoform X6, whose product is MSSETVTEKVVERYSHSWKKQEDKFRNFRSLLSNRCHGLTKAMVTQANTPLGSKVVYDGEKRKPLQVTPELFSTFAKENPFVNTTWDTCSVVGNGGILANSSCGERIDSAQFVIRCNLPPLENGYERDVGNKTDLVTANPSILMEKYGGLQERRRPFVESLRSYGDSLMLLPAFSYGPNTPVSLRALYTIQDFDSPLRPVFLNPEYLQSLAHFWQGQGLRTVRLSTGLIVASLALELCANVHLYGFWPFNEHPHRHQPLTNHYYDNRQSKKTVHAMPAEFDHLLRLHSQGVLRIHLGECAPAAR